Below is a genomic region from Delftia tsuruhatensis.
AGCCGCTGACTTGGTAGCCGCGCCTGCGCAGCAGGCGTTGTACCAGGAAGACCAGGGCCTGGTCGTCGTCAACGTACATCACGTGTTGCTGTGCGGCCTGGGGGTCAGGCTGCAGGCGGAAAGGCGCAGTGTCCTGGGTTTCCAAGGCGGCCGTGGGCTCGGGCGCGCCGGGTGCGGCTTCGGCGGCAGATGGCAGCGGGGCGGGTTCGGCTGGCGCCGGGACATCGGCCGGCGGGAAATACAGCGTGAAGCGGCTGCCCTGGCCGGGAATGCTGTAGACGTCCACGGCGCCGCCGTGATTGCGCATGACGCCATGGACCACGGGAAGGCCCAGGCCCGTGCCCTGGCCCACGGGCTTGGTGGTGAAGAAGGGCTCGAAGATGCGCTGCAGCGTGCGCGCGTCCATGCCGGGTCCGTTGTCCTGCACGGACAGCGCCACGTAGCTGACCGGTGGCAAGCCCAGGCGCTCGCACAGGCGCTGGTCGGGGCGCACCAGGTCGGCGTCCATCTGGATCAGGCCGCGCCGCTCGCCCAGCGCATGCATGGCGTTGGTGCACAGGTTGAAAAGGGCCTGCTCCACCTGCATGGCGTCAGCCAGCATGGGCGGCAGTTGCGGCGGCACGTGCACCAGCAGTTCCACGGCGGGCGGCAGGGTCACGCGCAGCAACCGTGCCGTGTCACCCATGACTTCGCGCGCCTGCACGGGTTTGCGCTGGGGTGGCTCATTGCGGCTGAAGGTCAGGATCTGGCGCACCAGATCGCGCGCGCGGCGGCCGGCCTTCTCGATCTCCTGCAGGCTTTCCATGGCGGCGGCATTGCCGCCGCAGTCGGCCTTGGCCAGCTCCACGTTGCCGAGGATGGCGCCCACGATGTTGTTGAAGTCATGGGCGATGCCCCCGGCCATGGTGCCCAGGGCCTGCATCTTGTGCGATTCGCGCAACTGGTCTTCGAGCTCGTTGCGCTGGGCCTCGGCCTTCTTGCGGCTGGTGAGGTCGCGCGCGAACACGGTGGTGGTCTCGCCGCCGCTGTGGTGCTCGAAGGAGACGCTGACCTCCACGGGGATCTCGCGGCCGCTGGCGGTGCGCGCCGTCATCTCGCCCAGCACGGCTTGCGTGGTCAGCGGCGCGAAGGACAGGGCCTGGGCCGCATCGGGCAGGAAGCGCTCCAGCGGGCTGCCCAGCGCGTCGTGCGGCGGGCACAGGAACAGGGCCGCGGCCGTGGGATTGAAGACGGTGATGCGCTGGTCCTGGTCCAGGCAGATGATGGCGTCCAGTGCGGAGTTGATGACCGATTCCAGCCGGCGCTCGCTGAGGAAGAGCTGGTGGTTGCGCTGCTGCAGTGCCAGGCGTTCGGCCAGCAGCGGGCCCTGGTCCACCACGGCGCACAGGTACTGGGCGATGGGCGGGCCGCTTTGCTGGGGAATGGCAATGCAGGCCACGTGCAGGTCGGCGCGCAACTGGTGCTGCTCGGTGATGTCGAAGCAGACCTCGTGCGCCTCGCTGCGGCCCAGCTCGCGCGCGGCGGCGAAGGCTTCGCGCACGCGCTCGGCATCATGGGGATGCACGAAGGGCGAGAAGTTCACCAGCAGCCGGTCGTGCTCGGAGGGCTGGAAGGCGCTGTGGGCCATGGCGTTGGCCTGCACCACCATGTCGTGCTCGTCCACCACCAGCAGCGGCAGGGGAATGCTGGCGAACAGGGCCTCGAAGCGTTCGGAGGCGCTTTCCGCGACGGCCTGGCTGTAGTCCAGCACACGGTTCTGGATTTCCAGCTCGCGCTGGTAGTTGCGCAGCTCGGCCACCAGGGCCTGCAGGGGATCGTCCTCGGGCTGGAAGGCGGGAAAGCGCTCGACGGGCGGCAGGTCGGCGCCGGGGGCCAGCAGCGCGTGCAGGGGCAGGTGCTCGTCGTCGCGAGGCGGATCGGAATGGTCTGGGCGGCTCATGGCGCGGGCGGTGCGCTGGGGAAGCGGCGGGCGCCGCAAAGGTCCTTGCTGGCCGCAGCCCGGTGCCCGGCGGATTTGCCTGGGCCCGGCGCGGGCAGGGCCGAAGTGTACGCGCGCCGGGCGGGGCGCCACAAGCACCCCTTGCGGTGGCAGGTTCTCAGCTCATGTAAGCGTCCACGGGGATGCAGCTGCAGTACAGGTTGCGGTCGCCGTAGACGTTGTCCACGCGGCCGACGGGGCTCCAGTACTTGGATTGGCGCAGGGCGGCCACCGGGTAGGCGGCGGCCTCGCGGCTGTAGGGATGGGGCCAGTCCGCCTTGAGCAGCGCCTCGGCCGTATGTGGTGCATTCTTGAGCGGGTTGTCGTCCTGCGGCAGGCGACCCTGCTCGATGGCACGGATCTCCTCGCGGATGGCGATCATGGCGTCCACGAAGCGGTCTAGCTCGTACAGGCTTTCGCTCTCCGTGGGCTCGACCATCAGCGTGTTGGGCACCGGGAAGGACAGCGTGGGCGCGTGAAAGCCGTAGTCGATCAGGCGCTTGGCCACGTCCTCGGCCATCACGCCCGCGCTTTCCTTGAACTGGCGCAGGTCCAGGATGCACTCGTGGGCCACATGGCCGTGCTCGCCCGCGTACAGCGTGGGGTAGTGGTCGCGCAGCCGCGCGCTGATGTAGTTGGCGTTGAGGATGGCCGTCTCGGTGGCCAGGGTCAGGCCCTGGGCGCCCATCATGCGGATGTACATCCAGCTGATGGGCAGCACGGCCGCGTTGCCAAGGGGGGCGGCGCTGATCGCACCCGTGCCGCCCGCAAGGCCCGCCGTGGCATGGCCGGGCAGGAAGGGCACGAGGTCCTCGACCACGCAGACCGGGCCCACGCCAGGGCCGCCGCCGCCGTGCGGGATGCAGAAGGTCTTGTGCAGGTTCAGGTGGCTGACGTCGCCGCCGAAGCTGCCGGGCGCGGCCAGGCCGACCAGGGCGTTCATGTTGGCGCCGTCCACGTAGACGCGCCCGCCATGGTCATGCACCAGCTTGCACAGCTCCTTGACCTGGGTCTCGAACACACCGTGCGTGCTCGGGTAGGTGATCATGATGCAGGCGAGGTTGGCGCTGTGCTGCTCGCACTTGGCCGCCAGGTCCGCCATGTCCACATTGCCGTTGGCATCGCAGGCGGTGACCACCACCTGCATGCCCACCATCTGTGCGCTGGCCGGATTGGTGCCGTGGGCGCTGCTGGGAATCAGGCAGACATTGCGGTGGGACTGGCCCCGGCTGGCATGCCAGCCCTTGATGGCCAGCAGGCCGGCGTACTCGCCCTGGCTGCCGGCGTTGGGCTGCAGGCTGATGCCCGCATAGCCCGTGGCCTGGCACAGCCAGTCGCGCAGCTGGCGGTCCAGTTCCGCATAGCCCTGCTGCTGGTCGGCCGGGGCAAACGGGTGCACCTGGGCGAACTCGGGCCAGGTGATGGGGATCATCTCGCTGGTCGCATTGAGCTTCATGGTGCAGGAGCCCAGCGGGATCATGCTGCGGTCCAGTGCCAGGTCCTTGTCCGACAGCTGGCGGATGTAGCGCAGCATGGCGGTCTCGGAGCGGTGGGTATTGAACACCGGATGCGTGAGGAAGGCGCTGGTGCGGCGCAGGCCGTCTGGAATCAGCGGCTCCACGCCCTTCTCGAAGGCCGCGAAGCCGGGCAGGGCCTGGCCATCCTTGGCGAAGATCTTCCACAGCAGCTCGACATCGGCGCGCGTGGTGGTCTCGTCCAGCGAGATGCACAGGTATTCGCCGAAGTACACGCGCAGGTTGGCGCCCAGCGAGCGCGCGCGGGCGGCAATGGCCTGGGTGGCCGCACCGGTGTGCAGGCTCAGCGTGTCGAAGCTGGGCACCTCGCGCAGCGGCGCGCCCAGCTCGGCCAGGCCGCGCGCCAGGATGGCCGTGTACGAGGCCACGCGGCGGGCGATGCGCTCCAGGCCCTCGGGGCCGTGGTAGACGGCGTACATGCTGGCCACGACGGCGGGCAGCACCTGGGCCGTGCAGATGTTGGAGGTGGCCTTCTCGCGGCGGATGTGCTGCTCGCGGGTCTGCAGGGCCAGGCGGTAGGCGGGTTTGCCGTGGACATCGACGCTCACGCCGACCAGGCGGCCGGGCAGGGAGCGCTTGAATTCGTCGCGGCAGGCCATGAAGGCAGCGTGCGGGCCGCCCGCACCCATGGGCATGCCGAAGCGCTGGGTGGTGCCCACCACGATGTCGGCCCCCCATTCGCCGGGCGGCGTGATCAGGGTCAGGGCCAGCAGGTCGGTGGCCACGATGAAGGCGGCCTGCTTTGCATGGGCCTTGTCCACGTCGGCGCGCAGATCGTCGATGCGGCCGCTGGTGGCCGGGTACTGGGCCAGCACGGCGAAGTACTCGCCGTCCATCAGCTGGTTCCATTCCTCCAGCGAGTTGGCCAGCAGCACCTCGATGCCCAGCGGCGCGGCCCGCGTCTGGATGACCTCGATGGTCTGGGGGTGGGCATCGCCCGCCACCACGAAACGGTTGCTCTTGCTCTTGACGGAGCGCTTGGCCAGCGTCATGGCCTCGGCGGCGGCCGTGGCCTCGTCCAGCATGGAGGCGTTGGCGATGGGCATGGCCGTCAGGTCGCAGACCATGGTCTGGAAGTTGACCAGGGCCTCCATGCGGCCTTGGGAGATCTCGGCCTGATAGGGCGTGTAGGCCGTGTACCAGGCGGGGTTCTCGAGAATGTTGCGCAGGATGACGCCCGGCGTGTGCGTGCCGTGGTAGCCCTGGCCGATGAAGCTCCTGAGCAGCTGGTTGCGGCCCGCGAGCGCCTTCAGTTCCGCCAGTGCCTGGGCTTCGGTGGCGGCGGGCGGCAGCGCCATGGGCTGGTGGCGCCGGATGGTGGGCGGCACGATGGCATCGATCAGCGCGTCGCGCGAGGCGGCACCGATGGCGCTGAGCATGTGGGCCTCGTCTTCGGGGGCGATGCCGATATGGCGGGCCACGAATTCGGTGGCGTTTTCGAGGGCTGCAAGGGGCTGGGTGGAGGACATCAGCATGGAGGGACCTGTCTCAAAAGCTGAGGGTGGCGGGTGCGTCGGCCGCGCCGGGCGCACCCGCCTGAAGAAAGACGGGCACCAGGGGTGCCCGTGGCGCCATCAGGCGTTCTGCGCGAAGGCGGTATAGGCCGCTTCGTCGAGCAGGCCGGCCAGCTGGCCGGCATCGCTGAGCCTGACCTTGAAGAACCAGCCTGCGCCCAGCGGATCGCTGTTGGCCAGGGATGGGTCGTCGCGCAGGGCTTCGTTGACCTCGACGATCTCGCCGCTGACGGGCATGTAGACGTCGGCGGCGGCCTTGACGGATTCGACCACGCCGGCCACGTCGCCCTGGTTGAAGCTGGCGCCCACGGCGGGCAGGTCGACGAAGACCACGTCGCCCAGCGCGTCCTGCGCATGGACGGTGATGCCGACGATGGCCGCGTCAGGATTGGCGGCGTTGATCCACTCGTGGTCCTTGGAATACTGGATGCTCATGATTTGCTCCGGATGGAAACTGGAAAAAACCTGTGAAAGGCGGTTTGAGAAAGGTCAGTGCGCACTGTAGCGGCATGCGGCGGCGGGAAAACCGAATCCGCGGGAACCGGACACCGCCTCCGGTGCGCAGGCCGTCCTCAACCTCGGTGGTAACGGGGGGCGACGAAAGGCGTAGCCTGCACCTGCATGGGCACGGCCTTGCCGCGCACCATGGCCTGCAGCGTGGTGCCTGTGGCAGCGCTGGCCGGCTCCACATAGGCCAGGGCGATGGGCTGGTTCAGCGTGGGCGACAGCAGGCCGCTGGTGACGGTGCCGACCTTGCGGCCACTGGCGTCCTGCAGTTCGGTGCCCTCGCGCACGGGCACGCGCTCCAGTGCCACCAGGCCCACGCGCTTGCGCGTGAGCAGCTCGGGCGACTGCAGTTGGGCCAGCACGGTGGCGGCGCCGGGAAAGCCGCCTTCGCGCTCGCCGCCGATGCGGCGCACCTTCTGCACCGCCCAGTTCAGCGCGGCTTCGGCCGGTGTCGTCGTCGTGTCCAGGTCGTTGCCGTACAGGCACAGGCCGGCTTCCAGGCGCAGCGAATTGCGCGCGCCCAGGCCCACGGGCCGGACCTCGGGCTGGGTCAGCAGCGCGCGGGCCAGTGCCTCGGCGGCCTCGGCCGGCACCGAGATCTCGAAGCCGTCCTCGCCGGTATAGCCGCTGCGCGTGATGTACAGCTCGGCCCCGCTCCATTCGAAATGGCCGCCCGTCATGAAGACCAGGCCAGCCGTGTCCGGCAGCAGGCGCTCCAGCGCGACAGCGGCCTGCGGGCCCTGCAAGGCCAGCAGGCCCCGGTCGAACTGCGGCACGATCTCGCAGCGCTGGCCGATACGGGCCTGGATGTGCGCCAGATCCTCGTTCTTGCAGGCGCCGTTGACGACGAGGAACAGGTCGTCCTCGCGGCGCACGAACATCAGGTCGTCGAGGATGCCGCCCGCGTCATCGAGCAGCAGGCCGTAGCGCTGGCGGTGCTCGCCCAGGCCCAGGACGTCCATGGGCAGCAGCGATTCCAGCGCCGCATCGGCATCCGGGCCGCGCAGGCTGATCTGGCCCATGTGGGAGACGTCGAACAGGCCGGCTGCCTGGCGTGTGTGCAGGTGCTCGGCCATCAGGCCTTGCGGGTACTGCACGGGCATGGAGTAGCCGGCGAAGGGCACCATGCGTGCGCCCAGCTCCTGGTGCAGGGCGGACAGCGGGGTCTTGAGCAGGTCGGGGGTGGGGGCGGCAGCGGTCAAGGAGGGTCTCTCTTCGGGCAAGTGGCAAGGCAATACGCCATCCCGGCATGCCGGGATGTCCTGCCCTGCTGTCCGCTTTACCTGAGAGATTCACCCGCACCTTCCGGGCGTGGGGCTTGCTCCTTCGGTGGATGGGCACGCCGCCGTGCACTGCATCTCTCTCCAGCAAGGAACGCCTGCGACCGTGGCGGCAGGCGGTGCCAGTCCTTTTGCCTGAGCGTTCGGAGCGAACCCTGCGCCTTCGGCGGTGCCGCTGCCTGCGACCGTGGCGGCCGGGCGGGCACTCTCTCCTGACCGGCGCATTCTAGCCGTGCACGGCGCATGCGCTGCTGCGGGATTTCCGCGGGCTGCGGCGTTTTCCTTGCATGGAGGTATTTGCAAATTGCATAACTGTCTAAAAAATCTCCTACATTGAGATGCATCGTTATATGAATCTCGTGAGCGGGAAGAAAGAAGCGCACATGCAGCAGACGCTGGGAGACACACTGGCCTGGCCGGCCCGTTATCTGTCGAACAAGGAGGCCCTGGTGGCCTGGGAAGGGGGCGAGCGCCGGGCCTGGACCTATGCGCAGCTGGATGCCGAGGTCAATCGCCATGCCCATGGCCTGGCCGATCTGGGCATCGGCCATGGCGACGTGGTCGCGGCCTTCCTCTACAACACGCCTGCCTTCGTCTTCACCATGCTGGCGGCCGCCCGCCTGGGCGCCATCTTCAACCCCGTCAACTATCGGCTGGCGCCGCAGGAGCTGGCCTTCATCCTCCAGGACGGCGGCGCCCGCGCCCTGGTCTTCGAGGCCGAGGGCAGCGAGACCGTCGCCCGTGCCCAGGCCCTGCTCAAGGCCGACGGCGGCGGCAGCCCCGCGCACTGGATCTTCGCCGACGATGCGCAGACCGATGCCCTGCCCATCTGGGCCACGCAGCGCCTGTCGGCCCTGGCCCGCGGCCGCAGCAGCGCGCCACCACAGGCACAGGTGCGGGAGAACGACCCCTGCATCCTCATGTACACCAGCGGTACCACGGGCCGGCCCAAGGGCGTGCTGCACACGCACCGCAGCAAGCTGGCGCACAACGCCCTCATGCACCAGACCATGCAGTTCACGCGCGACGACGTGGGCCTGGCCATGGCGCCGCTCAACCACACGGCCGAGCTGCACACCAGCTTCCTGCCGCGCCTGCAGGCCGGTGCCACCCAAGTGCTGCTGCGCCGCTTCGATGTGGCCGAGGCCTGGCGCCTGATCCGCGAGGAGCGCGTGACGTTCTTCTTCGCGGCTCCGACCATGATCACCATGCTGCTGGCCGACCCTCTGGCCTCGCCGCAACAGGCGCCCGCGCTGCGGCTGGTGGAGTACGGCGGCGCCTCCATGGCGCCGCACCTGATCCGCGAATGGACGCGCAAGGTCGGCAGCGACCTGGTCCAGGTCTACGGCACCACCGAGATGGGGCCCTGCATGTCCATCCTGCCGCCGCGCGAGCAGCTCTCGCATGCGGGCTCGGCCGGGCTGCCCTCCATGGGCCATGACCTCATCGTGGCGCGTGTGCGCGAGGACAACGCACCCACCGATCCGGCCGAGGCCTGCCTGCCCGGCGAGGTCGGCGAGATCCTGGTGCGCGGCCCCTGCATGATGGCCGGCTACCTCAACCGACCCGATGCCAACGCGCGTGCCCTGGCCCATGGCTGGTACCACACGGGCGACCTGGGCCACATCGACGATGATGGCCATCTGTGGATCCGCGACCGCATCGACTACATGATCAATTCCGGCGCCGAGAACGTCTATCCGCGCGAGGTGGAGGACGCCCTGGTCGAGCATGCCGATGTGCTGGAGGTCGCCGTCATCGGCGAGGCCGACGAGCGCTGGGGCCAGATCGTCGCGGCCCATGTGGTCGCCAGGCCCGGTGCAGCGCCCACGGCCGAGGCGCTGGATGCCTTCCTGGTCCACGGCGACCGGCTGGCCGCCTACAAGCGCCCGCGCCGCTACCACTTCCGCGAAGCCCTGCCCAAGACGGCCAGCGGGAAGATACAGAAGCAGTTGCTGAGGGGGGTGGGTTGAGAAGGCTTCTATCCAGCGTGCGGTCTGCATGATGGTGCGCGGTCGTATACGTTCATAAGACGCGTCTGAAAGAAGCCACTTCTTAGGAATATTCTGAAGCGAAGTGGTTACTTTGCATTACATTCTCGTCCTTCAAATAATCCTAAGGGTGAGAGAAAAATGTTCGTGTCCTACGTTCGCGTTTTTGCAATCTGCGCGGTGGCGGTTCTGGCTACGGGGTGTGCCCAACTGAAAGCCCCGCCTTACGGTGCGGACTACGCAGCCCTGGAGCAATTGAAGGCGGCCAAGCCGGGCTCCGCCAATGTTCTGAAGGTGGAGCCGACGGATCCTGCTGCCCAGGTCAACAACCTCTCCTTGCGTGGAACGCCTCTTAATTCGGCTAGCGGCACATTTTCCAAGTATCTGGAAGAGGCGCTGGTTCAGGACCTGAAGGAGATCTCCGCCTACGATCCCCAGTCGCAAACTCAGATTGACGCGAAGATTCTTGCTAACGATATCGATATTCGCGGTTTCAGCATGGGTTCGGGTGTGATGGAGATTGAGCTTCGGGTTTTGCGCAGCGGAGAGCAGCGGCTCAAGAAGACCTACAAGGCAGAGACTAGCTTCGAGTCCAGCTTCATGGGCGCTGTAGCCATTCCTGCAGGACAGGCTGCCTATCCTCAACTTGTGCGGGAATTGTTGCGCAAGGTGTACGCCGATCCTCAATTCCTTGCTGCGTTGGCTCCCTGACGGCTTCACAGTGAGTCGCCGAGGATAAAATCATGCGCTTTTTTTCCGTACTCATTCGAGCGGTTCTGGCATCCGTCACTTTGGCAACGTTGGTGGGATGTGCCCATCCCATCAACATCGGCGGCGATACACGGCCTGAGCGTATCGGGTCGGAGTTGATTCAGAAGAAGGTTGCCTACGCCATCAGCGAAAATCAGCGAAATACCGCCTTTGTTTCACCTGCGGGCGGGGGTGACAGTGTCAGATACTTCCCTTATCGCGACCTCGAAAAAACAATTCGGGATGCATTGCGCTCTGTCTACCAGGATGTGACGCTGATTGCAGCGCCAAGCGATACGCAGGCCGTAGAGGCGGCCCGTGCGGCCTTGATTTTCGTACCCGAGATCAAAACTGATTCGGGATCGTCATCGGCGCTTACGTGGCCCCCGACCTACTTTGTTACAGAGATCGCATGCGTGGTCACTGATGCCAACGGCAACGAAATTGGAAGAGTGAAGGCTTCTGCGCGGGGCGAAGCGGAATTCAGCGAGTTTCTGGATGACTTCGGCCTGGCGGCCAAGCGTGCAGCCACGCAAGTGGCTCAGCAGTTGAGCAGTGAAATTCGCAAGAACGAAAAACTGCGTTAAGGCGATCGGGCCGTTCGAGGCTGCGGCTTGTGTCAAGCGTTCGTCATAATGCCAGCCTGTTCCCATCCAGGCTGGCATTTTTCATGGAGGCCGGTTCGGTGCCGGGACGAGGCGCCCCAGACATCGCCGATTACCGTTCGATACGACAACTCCCAGCCACAACCTGCCGCAGCCAATGGTGCATGGCATCGCCCTGCTTGCGCACAGCCAGGCCTGCCGGCAGGCGAACCGGGGCGGTGCCGTAAGGCACTCTCAAGCCTCGCCCGCCTGCATGGGATAGATATGGCGGCAATCACGCCATTCATGAACGGGCTGATCGTCCACATAGGACGTCGGCTTGGGAAGAAAGCCCGCGATGCATCCGGCGATGCCCAGCTCGGCAGCGGTCTGGCGGCAGTAGTCCGCGCCGCCGGAACTCCAGAGGAACACGGTCGCACCCTCGGCGTGCAGGCGCCGTACCTGCGCAATCACGCCAGGCATGGGAATGCGCTTGGGCCCCACGGACCGGACCAGGGTGTCGTCCACATCGACAAAGACGGTTTTGCTGCTCATCGGGTGCTCGGTGCGAGGAAATGCCTGGATGCACATTCGTCCAGGGCCGTGGCGACATTGTGATGATTTGCGCGGGCCTTCCTGCAATGCAACAGGCCGCCCCGCTGCGGATAAGCGGGGCGGCCTGTAACGGACTCCTGGTCTGGATCACGCATCCTGGCGCTGGCGGTAGTCGGCGGGGCTGGGTGAATGGTTGTGCTGCGCCGGTAAGCGTGCTCCCATGCAGACAAGTGTGCGCGTTGTCAGGCAGAAAATGCTGCTTTATTTCTTTTGAATAGGCTTTGCTACAGAAAATTATTCTGAGGCGGGCTGTTTTTCAGTACAGTGCAGGCCATGGACATCCTGGACAGAAAGATTCTTGCCGCGCTGCAGGCCAATGCGCGCGCCAGCCTGCAAGAGATCGGCGCGGCCGTGGGGCTGAGCGCGTCACCGTGCTGGACGCGCATCCGCAAGATGGAGGAAGCCGGCGTGATCGAAGGCTATACCGTGCGTCTCAACCCGCTGGCGCTGGGGCTGGGCGATACGGTGCTGGTGCAGGTCACGCTGGACAGCCATTCGGACAATACGCTGGAGAAGTTCGGCGAGATGCTGGCCACCATCCCCGAGGTGGTGGAGGCGCACCTGGTCTCGGGCGAGTACGACTACCTGCTGCGCGTCGTCGTCAAGGACACGCGCGACTACGAGCGCCTGCTGCGCGAAAAGCTCTACAAGATCAAGGGCATACGCCACAGCCAGTCCAGCTTCGTGCTGCGCACCCTGAAGAGGGCGGACCTTCCACTGGGGGTGTGACATGGACGACGGGCCGCAGGTGTCCCCTGGCGCTTACCGCGAGCATCTCCCGCCACCCGACCTGCGCCCGCATTTCCAATGCCTGTGGAGCAGCACGGTGGCCACGGACTACGCCGGCGGATTCCTCGTCGTGCCTGATGGCTGCGTGGACATCGTCTGCAAGAACGGGCGGCTGCT
It encodes:
- a CDS encoding Lrp/AsnC family transcriptional regulator, which translates into the protein MDILDRKILAALQANARASLQEIGAAVGLSASPCWTRIRKMEEAGVIEGYTVRLNPLALGLGDTVLVQVTLDSHSDNTLEKFGEMLATIPEVVEAHLVSGEYDYLLRVVVKDTRDYERLLREKLYKIKGIRHSQSSFVLRTLKRADLPLGV
- a CDS encoding PAS domain-containing hybrid sensor histidine kinase/response regulator — translated: MSRPDHSDPPRDDEHLPLHALLAPGADLPPVERFPAFQPEDDPLQALVAELRNYQRELEIQNRVLDYSQAVAESASERFEALFASIPLPLLVVDEHDMVVQANAMAHSAFQPSEHDRLLVNFSPFVHPHDAERVREAFAAARELGRSEAHEVCFDITEQHQLRADLHVACIAIPQQSGPPIAQYLCAVVDQGPLLAERLALQQRNHQLFLSERRLESVINSALDAIICLDQDQRITVFNPTAAALFLCPPHDALGSPLERFLPDAAQALSFAPLTTQAVLGEMTARTASGREIPVEVSVSFEHHSGGETTTVFARDLTSRKKAEAQRNELEDQLRESHKMQALGTMAGGIAHDFNNIVGAILGNVELAKADCGGNAAAMESLQEIEKAGRRARDLVRQILTFSRNEPPQRKPVQAREVMGDTARLLRVTLPPAVELLVHVPPQLPPMLADAMQVEQALFNLCTNAMHALGERRGLIQMDADLVRPDQRLCERLGLPPVSYVALSVQDNGPGMDARTLQRIFEPFFTTKPVGQGTGLGLPVVHGVMRNHGGAVDVYSIPGQGSRFTLYFPPADVPAPAEPAPLPSAAEAAPGAPEPTAALETQDTAPFRLQPDPQAAQQHVMYVDDDQALVFLVQRLLRRRGYQVSGFTDPHEATEALRAAPQDYDLLVTDYNMPGYSGIDLVHEALSIQPHLPIALASGYITTEIEQAALAAGARALVHKPNDVEELCATVHRLLNER
- a CDS encoding fatty acid--CoA ligase is translated as MQQTLGDTLAWPARYLSNKEALVAWEGGERRAWTYAQLDAEVNRHAHGLADLGIGHGDVVAAFLYNTPAFVFTMLAAARLGAIFNPVNYRLAPQELAFILQDGGARALVFEAEGSETVARAQALLKADGGGSPAHWIFADDAQTDALPIWATQRLSALARGRSSAPPQAQVRENDPCILMYTSGTTGRPKGVLHTHRSKLAHNALMHQTMQFTRDDVGLAMAPLNHTAELHTSFLPRLQAGATQVLLRRFDVAEAWRLIREERVTFFFAAPTMITMLLADPLASPQQAPALRLVEYGGASMAPHLIREWTRKVGSDLVQVYGTTEMGPCMSILPPREQLSHAGSAGLPSMGHDLIVARVREDNAPTDPAEACLPGEVGEILVRGPCMMAGYLNRPDANARALAHGWYHTGDLGHIDDDGHLWIRDRIDYMINSGAENVYPREVEDALVEHADVLEVAVIGEADERWGQIVAAHVVARPGAAPTAEALDAFLVHGDRLAAYKRPRRYHFREALPKTASGKIQKQLLRGVG
- the gcvT gene encoding glycine cleavage system aminomethyltransferase GcvT, yielding MTAAAPTPDLLKTPLSALHQELGARMVPFAGYSMPVQYPQGLMAEHLHTRQAAGLFDVSHMGQISLRGPDADAALESLLPMDVLGLGEHRQRYGLLLDDAGGILDDLMFVRREDDLFLVVNGACKNEDLAHIQARIGQRCEIVPQFDRGLLALQGPQAAVALERLLPDTAGLVFMTGGHFEWSGAELYITRSGYTGEDGFEISVPAEAAEALARALLTQPEVRPVGLGARNSLRLEAGLCLYGNDLDTTTTPAEAALNWAVQKVRRIGGEREGGFPGAATVLAQLQSPELLTRKRVGLVALERVPVREGTELQDASGRKVGTVTSGLLSPTLNQPIALAYVEPASAATGTTLQAMVRGKAVPMQVQATPFVAPRYHRG
- the gcvP gene encoding aminomethyl-transferring glycine dehydrogenase, coding for MLMSSTQPLAALENATEFVARHIGIAPEDEAHMLSAIGAASRDALIDAIVPPTIRRHQPMALPPAATEAQALAELKALAGRNQLLRSFIGQGYHGTHTPGVILRNILENPAWYTAYTPYQAEISQGRMEALVNFQTMVCDLTAMPIANASMLDEATAAAEAMTLAKRSVKSKSNRFVVAGDAHPQTIEVIQTRAAPLGIEVLLANSLEEWNQLMDGEYFAVLAQYPATSGRIDDLRADVDKAHAKQAAFIVATDLLALTLITPPGEWGADIVVGTTQRFGMPMGAGGPHAAFMACRDEFKRSLPGRLVGVSVDVHGKPAYRLALQTREQHIRREKATSNICTAQVLPAVVASMYAVYHGPEGLERIARRVASYTAILARGLAELGAPLREVPSFDTLSLHTGAATQAIAARARSLGANLRVYFGEYLCISLDETTTRADVELLWKIFAKDGQALPGFAAFEKGVEPLIPDGLRRTSAFLTHPVFNTHRSETAMLRYIRQLSDKDLALDRSMIPLGSCTMKLNATSEMIPITWPEFAQVHPFAPADQQQGYAELDRQLRDWLCQATGYAGISLQPNAGSQGEYAGLLAIKGWHASRGQSHRNVCLIPSSAHGTNPASAQMVGMQVVVTACDANGNVDMADLAAKCEQHSANLACIMITYPSTHGVFETQVKELCKLVHDHGGRVYVDGANMNALVGLAAPGSFGGDVSHLNLHKTFCIPHGGGGPGVGPVCVVEDLVPFLPGHATAGLAGGTGAISAAPLGNAAVLPISWMYIRMMGAQGLTLATETAILNANYISARLRDHYPTLYAGEHGHVAHECILDLRQFKESAGVMAEDVAKRLIDYGFHAPTLSFPVPNTLMVEPTESESLYELDRFVDAMIAIREEIRAIEQGRLPQDDNPLKNAPHTAEALLKADWPHPYSREAAAYPVAALRQSKYWSPVGRVDNVYGDRNLYCSCIPVDAYMS
- the gcvH gene encoding glycine cleavage system protein GcvH; its protein translation is MSIQYSKDHEWINAANPDAAIVGITVHAQDALGDVVFVDLPAVGASFNQGDVAGVVESVKAAADVYMPVSGEIVEVNEALRDDPSLANSDPLGAGWFFKVRLSDAGQLAGLLDEAAYTAFAQNA
- a CDS encoding hydrolase, which gives rise to MSSKTVFVDVDDTLVRSVGPKRIPMPGVIAQVRRLHAEGATVFLWSSGGADYCRQTAAELGIAGCIAGFLPKPTSYVDDQPVHEWRDCRHIYPMQAGEA